From Prevotella sp. oral taxon 299 str. F0039:
CATTGCTCAATATGCTTTGAGCGCACTAAATATCGACCAATATGGATTAGACGAAATCGATAATAAGATCTTATTGACCATCATCGACAAGTTCAAAGGCGGTCCAGTGGGAGTGTCTACCATTGCAACAGCTATCGGAGAAGACTCTGGAACGGTTGAAGAAGTGTACGAACCCTTCCTCATTATGGAGGGATTTATCAAACGTACGCCTCGTGGACGCATGGCAACCGAATTGGCATACAGGCACTTTGGTCGCAAAATGTTCAGCGGTTTGGGTAGCGAAGCAGGCTTGTTCGACGAGTAATTCGCCCCCTTTGAACTGCTTATAACGTTGCTTGCAACGACAAAAGGGGGTTTATCTCACTTTAAATCTCCTTCTGTGTGCAACAGCATCTCTCTCTCGTTCGTTCTCAGCAAGGTGCATCTTCATTTGATTTCTATTTGCATCTACTTTAGAAAAGATAGAAAGACGCTTTGAAATAGATAAAGAAAAATCTTTGAATAGATAATATGACAAAAGCTATTTTTACAGGAAGTTTCGACCCATTCACCATCGGACACGACTCGATAGTGCAACGTGCGCTCCCCCTTTTCGATGCTATCGTCATTGCAGTGGGGCACAACGAACACAAAAAAGGTATGTTTAGCATTGAAGAACGTGTTGAACGTATTGAAAAACACTATGCCAATGAGCCTAAAATAGAAGTGGTGTCGTATAGCGATTTAACCGTAGATGTGGCACAAAGAGTAGGCGCAAACGTTATTATTAAAGGCGTTCGAAGCTTTAAAGACTTTGAATATGAACGTCAACAAGCCGAAATAAACAAAAAAATAGGGGGCATAGAAACCCTCTTTTTATGCTCAGATCCACAATTCGAAAGCATCTCTTCGAGCATTGTTCGAGAGCTTATCCACTTTGGTAGAGATGTTTCTGACATGATGATATAATGCAATGCAAACGAAATCAACCCATAGTTACAACGCATAAAAACAAGATATATGATAACATATAACAGCGAAAAGGTGAAAATGCCTAAGATAAAAAAAAGAGAAACCACTGCTTGGATTAAACAAGTGGCACAAAGCTATGGCAAAAAAGTGGGCGACATTGGTTATATGTTCGTTGATGATGAAAAGATATTAGAGGTGAATAGAGAATATCTTCAGCACGACTATTATACCGATATCATCACTTTCGACTATTGTGAAAACGATGAATTGAATGGCGATTTGGTGATTTCTCTCGACACAGTGCGCACCAATGCAGAGCTATTTGGAAAGACTTACGAAGAAGAACTCTATCGAGTTATTATTCATGGAGTGCTCCATTTAATAGGAATAAACGACAAAGGTCCTGGCGAAAGAGAAATTATGGAGGCTGCAGAGAATAAAGCTTTGGCTTTAAGAAAGCAGTAGGAGCAAGACTAAGAAGTGTTTCTTGTGGCACAATACCATATAGGATAGAAAATAATAGAAATAGATTAAACAGATTTTTTCGTTAAAATAAATAACGATTGCTTTGTAATGTGCCGATAATTTCGGAACTTTGCATTTCATCTTCGAAGATATTTATGCGTAAAGTAATAGGAATTGGCGAGTCGGGTCTCGACATTATATTTAGAAATGAACAACCAATTGCGGCGGTTCCAGGTGGTTCTACGTTCAATGCACTTATCTCTTTAGGTCGTTCGGGCATATCTTGTAACTTCATAAGTGAGATAGGTAACGATAGAGTAGGGATGACAATAAAACACTTTTTGCAAGATAATGGTGTAAACATCAATAATATTAGTAGTTTTCCCGATAGCAAATCGTCTGTGTCATTGGCTTTTCTCGATGAGCAAAACGATGCAGAATACATCTTTTATAAGAATCAACCACACGATCAACTCGATTTTTCTTTCCCAGAAATAGCACCAGATGACATCGTAATATTTGGTTCTTTCTATGCCGTAAACCCCACAATACATCATCAAGTGATTGCTCTTTTAGAGCATGCACGCAACAATGGGGCGATAATTTATTACGATGTGAATTACAGAAGCTCGCATCGTAACGAGGTAATGAAGATTACTCCCAATCTAATTGATAACCTTGAGTATGCAGATATCGTTCGAGGTAGTCGTGAAGACTTTGAAGTTGTATATAAAAAGGATAACCCCGACACCGTATATAAAGCCGAAATAGCATTCTATTGCAAAGACTTTATCTACACAAATGGTGCCGAAAATATCGTGTTAAGAGGCAAAAACGACTTCAAAAAAGAATATCCTGTAGTTCAAACAAATACAGTTAGCACAATAGGAGCAGGCGATAACTTCAATGCAGGCTTCATTTTTGGACTCATAAAAAACAATATTACCCGCCAAATGATAAGCGATGGCTTAACAGAAACACAATGGAACGAGTTGGTGAACTATGCAACTCGATTCTCAGCCAATTGCTGTGAGGATATATATAACTATATTTCAAAGGATTTTGGTGCACAAATGAATCTAACTTTAAATAAATAATAGATATGATTGAAATAAAGAATAGCGTTTATTATGTAGGTGTTAACGATAGAAACAAAGCTCTTTTCGAAGGCTTATGGCCACTACCTGATGGCGTATCGTATAACTCTTATTTGATAGTAGACGAGAAAGTGTGTTTGATTGACACTGTAGACGTAGCATTTTTTCCACAGTTTTTAGACAACATTCGTGCCGTTATTGGCGACAGACCCATTGACTATATCGTTATAAACCACATGGAACCAGACCATAGTGGCTCGCTTGGACTGATGAGAAAGTATTATCCTAATGTTGAAATCGTGGGTAATAAAAAGTCATTCCACTTGCTTAAAGGCTTCTATGGCATATCTGATAAGGAACTAGAAGTGAAGAATGGCTCTGAATTAAACTTGGGTTCGCATAACTTAAAGTTCTTTTTAACCCCAATGGTGCATTGGCCTGAGACCATGATGACACTCGATACAACCGACAATATCTTGTTCTCTGGCGACGGCTTTGGTTGCTTTGGAGCTTTAAATGGAGGTATTATCGACGAGGAAATCAATTGTGATGAGTTCTGGTTAGAGATGGTTCGCTACTATTCTAACATCGTTGGAAAGTATGGAATACCTGTTCAAAACGCCTTAAAGAAGTTTGTTAACGAGCAAGTAGATTACATTTGCCCCACACATGGACCAGTTTGGCACCAATATAAAGAGAAAGTGATGGCGGAATACGACAGAATGAGTCGCTATGACACTGAAGAAGGCATCGTAATATGCTATGGAACGATGTATGGACACACCGAATCGATGGCAGAATGTATTGCAAAAGCCGCTTCTTTAGCTGGAATTAAGAACATAAAGGTATACAATGTGTCTAAAACTCACCACTCTTACATTCTAAGAGACGTGTTCAGATACAGAGGTTTAATTGTTGGTGCACCAACATACAACACTGGTTTGTATCATGAAATGGAGGTTTTACTCAGCGAAATCGCCAATAGAGACATTAAGAACCATGCCATTGGCTGGTTCGGAAACCATGGTTGGGCTTCTAAGGCTGTAGGAAAGATTGCAGAATGGAACGAAAATCATTTGAAATTTGAGCCAGTAGGCGAACCCGTAGATATGCTTCAATCTTTAGATGAGGATTCAACTGAACGTTGTAAAGCATTGGGAAGAGCTATGGCAGAATATCTAATAGCACAAAGAGGCTAAGCAAACAGCATAGAGAAGAAAGGTGATAAGGCAACGTATCACCTTTTCTTCTCTTTTTTTATTATAGTATTTACAGCTCAAAAACATTGCAACAATAGCGCAGAGCATTCATTTTTCGCAACGCATATTATTGCATTCGCAGGGCAACGAGGCACTATTTTGCTTGCAAGCGTGTGGTTCTTGCCACACAAGTCTATCGACATTCTTTTAAAAAGAGCCATCCCCTTGGTTGCAACCACACCATAACACCATTTAAAGAGGAAAAGAATTAAAAAGAAAAATATAGTGATATGATGAAAATAAAGAAGTTAGGTTTATTGCCACTCATTATTATTTCGATTATAATAGGCATCGCCTTAGGAAACGTTTTGCCTCTTGAGGCAGTTCGAGTGTTCACCACTTTCAATACACTTTTCAGTCAGTTCCTCGGTTTTATGGTACCTTTGATTATCGTAGGACTTGTTACTCCAGCCATAGCCGATGTGGGAAAAGGAGCCAAGAAGTTGCTTTTAATTACCGTGTTGTTGGCTTATTGCGATACCGTTTTGTCAGGATTGCTCTCTTATGGCGTTGGTTCGTGGCTCTTTCCGAGCTTAATTAACACCAAAGAAACATTTGAACAGGTGAAGAGTGCCACCGCCATTGAACCTTATTTCACCATTAATATCCCCGCATTGTTCGATATAATGAGCGGTTTAGTGTTCTCGTTTATTGCCGGACTTTGTATAACTTCGCAGCGTTTAAACAACCTTTATGGCGTGTTTAGCGACCTTTCTAAAGTGGTAGATGCCGTTATTCGAAACGTAATTATCCCCATTTTGCCACTCTACATCTTCGGTATTTTCTTGAATATGACCTATAGTGGCGAGGTGTATCACATGATATTGGTATTTGCAAAGATTATCGTTGTGATTTTTGCACTACACATCATCATTCTATTGTATCAGTTTAGCATTGCTGGAACCATCGTAAAGAAAAATCCTTTCGTGCTACTTAAAACCATGCTTCCTGCCTATTTCACCGCATTGGGTACCTCTTCGTCGGCAGCAAGCATACCCGTTACCTTGCAACAAACCATGAACAATGGCGTGTCGAAAGGCATTGCAGGCTTTGTTGTACCCCTTTGTGCCACCATTCACATGTCGGGTTCGGTGATGAAGATCACCGCTTGCGCCCTCACTATCTGCATTTTGAATGGTATGCCACACGACTTTATGCTCTTTTTCGGCTTCATTCTCCTCTTATCCATCATGATGGTGGCTTCACCAGGCGTTCCTGGAGGATCTATTATGGCAGCTTTAGCCCCCCTTGCCAGCGTTCTTGGCTTCGATAGTGAGGCTCAAGCCTTGATGATTGCCTTGTATATTGCCATGGATAGCTTTGGAACAGCCTGCAATGTAACAGGAGATGGAGCGGTAGCTCTTATCGTTGAGAAAGTGACAAAGAATTCAGTTGAGGAATAAGCTCATTTTCAACGGCTTACAATAGCACTGCTTTTAGGTTGCAAACTCATTGATTTTGAGGCGAAAAAGCATTGTTATTGCGGTGTAATAACGCTGCTCTTGAAAGGGGAAGAATATGAGTTGAAAAGACGAAGAAATATGGATTGCGCTCGTTGAATGTTGCTCTGCTCGTTGAACTTCTGAATAATAATCAATTAAAAATATCTTTATGCAAAATAAAATCGCTTCAATCCTCTTCTTGTTGCTCGTTGCTATCAATGCGAATGCGCAAAAGAGGGTAGACACCAACACGTCGATAGAACAACAAGGAATGGTAGATATTCGTTCACTCGACAAAACAATTCGAGTGAGTTTGATGTATTCTCGCTCTAATAACTTCACAGGTGAGGTGCTTTATACCGACCTTACGAAGGCTTATCTTCATCCTCTTGCAGCCCATGCATTGGTAAAGGCTCAGGCAAAACTAAAAGAGTTGCGCCCCGATTTGAGCTTGATTATCTTCGATGCAACTCGCCCAATGAGCATACAACAAAAGATGTGGGACAAGGTTAAGAACACTTCTAAAGACATTTATGTGAGCAATCCTGCCAATGGAGGAGGTCTTCACAACTATGGTTTGGCAGTGGATATCAGTATTTGTAAGCTCAATGGCGACACAATAACAATGGGAACGAAAGTCGACCATATGTCGCTCGCATCGCATGTAGACAATGAAAATAACTTAGTGGCAAAACGAATCATCACCAAAGAAGCGCAACGAAATCGTGAACTCTTGTGTTTGGTGATGCAACATGCAGGTTTTAAGCCCTTGAGAACAGAGTGGTGGCACTTTAATTTTAGGACTCGTGCCCAAGCAAAACAATTCTTTAAGGTGGTGAAATAGTTGCCTTTTATTGACGAGAGCCTTTCTCTTACATCGAAAAACGAAAAAAGTCTTATGCCGAAACCGTGTTGGGCATAAGACTTTTCTTTTGCTTTTAAAGCAGATTATTTTTGATATTTGCAGCAACCAGGAAGCTTATCGTAAGCTGCTTTCGATGCTTTCACGTTGCCAGCGTCGTGTCCTACAGCTGCAATAGCTTTCTGAACCTTTTCAACCGATGTGCTCTTGTCGTCGAACACCAATGCAAGTTGCTTTGTTTTGCTATTCCAGTTGGCAGAAATAACACCCTTCACGCCCTTTGCAGTCTTCTCAATTCGTTCTTTACATGTCTCACAGTTACCTCCAACTTTAAAGGTTTCCTTCACTGTTTTTGCGTTGGCAGCCACAAAAGAGCATGCCACAACCGCTAAAAGAATTAACTTTTTCATGTTTATAATTGTTTTATTGATGAATAATATCGGCATTTTGCAATGCCATCTTAAATATTTTTGTTCTTTATTTATTGTTGAATTTGGGTTGAATAACTATCTGTTCATCATAGAAGGTTTGCCGTCTAACTGTGCACTTGCATCGATAGCAAACACTCCATTGGTAACAATTTCCTCGCCATCAGCCAGTCCTTCGGTCACAATATAGCCGTCGGGAAGAGTCGGACCCAATGTCACTTCACGCAAAGTGAATATTGGATGGCCGTTGCTTCCATCTTTAACGTACACAATAGAGCGTTTACCTGTCCATAAAACAGCCGACTTTGGCACTACAATGTCTTCGCTATACTTATTTAAATTGGCTGTGATAACGCCCGAAATAAGCATCTCTGGCTTAAAAACTCCTTTGGCATTGCTCACCTCAACACGCACTCCAGCGGTGCGAGTTTGGGCATTTAGCACAGGTTCTACAAACGAAATGCGACCCGAAAAGGTGGTGCCTGGAGCCCCTTCTGCCGTGAATTGCACTGTTTGTCCAACCTTAATGAAAGGCAAATCGGTTTCGTATGCCTCGAAAACAGCCCAAACCGAGCCCAAATTAGCTATTTGTAGCAACACATCTCCTTGCTTAACATAACTTCCTTGCTCTACATCTTTACTGATAACTGTGCCCGATACGTTCGCTTTGATAGCGGTATAAGGAGAGGCTTTACCGCTTTTTATCATCGAATTGATTTCGCCTTGCGACACATTTAACAGCTTAAGCTTTTCAATTGCGGCATCAACTACCAGCTTTTTCCTTTGCAAATCGGGGTACGAAAGGGCTGCAATAAGCTCTTGAGAAGCAGTGTATAGCTCTGGAGAATATATTAAAGCAACTGTTTGTCCCTTATGAACTACATCGCCAATGGCATTGATATAGAGGCGTTCTACACGTCCATTGACATACGCCGACTGTGCTTGTTGAGAGCGTTCACTGGGCCTTATCTTGCCAAAAAGACGTATTTCTTTATTCGTT
This genomic window contains:
- a CDS encoding dicarboxylate/amino acid:cation symporter codes for the protein MMKIKKLGLLPLIIISIIIGIALGNVLPLEAVRVFTTFNTLFSQFLGFMVPLIIVGLVTPAIADVGKGAKKLLLITVLLAYCDTVLSGLLSYGVGSWLFPSLINTKETFEQVKSATAIEPYFTINIPALFDIMSGLVFSFIAGLCITSQRLNNLYGVFSDLSKVVDAVIRNVIIPILPLYIFGIFLNMTYSGEVYHMILVFAKIIVVIFALHIIILLYQFSIAGTIVKKNPFVLLKTMLPAYFTALGTSSSAASIPVTLQQTMNNGVSKGIAGFVVPLCATIHMSGSVMKITACALTICILNGMPHDFMLFFGFILLLSIMMVASPGVPGGSIMAALAPLASVLGFDSEAQALMIALYIAMDSFGTACNVTGDGAVALIVEKVTKNSVEE
- a CDS encoding FprA family A-type flavoprotein; amino-acid sequence: MIEIKNSVYYVGVNDRNKALFEGLWPLPDGVSYNSYLIVDEKVCLIDTVDVAFFPQFLDNIRAVIGDRPIDYIVINHMEPDHSGSLGLMRKYYPNVEIVGNKKSFHLLKGFYGISDKELEVKNGSELNLGSHNLKFFLTPMVHWPETMMTLDTTDNILFSGDGFGCFGALNGGIIDEEINCDEFWLEMVRYYSNIVGKYGIPVQNALKKFVNEQVDYICPTHGPVWHQYKEKVMAEYDRMSRYDTEEGIVICYGTMYGHTESMAECIAKAASLAGIKNIKVYNVSKTHHSYILRDVFRYRGLIVGAPTYNTGLYHEMEVLLSEIANRDIKNHAIGWFGNHGWASKAVGKIAEWNENHLKFEPVGEPVDMLQSLDEDSTERCKALGRAMAEYLIAQRG
- a CDS encoding M15 family metallopeptidase; its protein translation is MQNKIASILFLLLVAINANAQKRVDTNTSIEQQGMVDIRSLDKTIRVSLMYSRSNNFTGEVLYTDLTKAYLHPLAAHALVKAQAKLKELRPDLSLIIFDATRPMSIQQKMWDKVKNTSKDIYVSNPANGGGLHNYGLAVDISICKLNGDTITMGTKVDHMSLASHVDNENNLVAKRIITKEAQRNRELLCLVMQHAGFKPLRTEWWHFNFRTRAQAKQFFKVVK
- a CDS encoding heavy-metal-associated domain-containing protein, whose amino-acid sequence is MKKLILLAVVACSFVAANAKTVKETFKVGGNCETCKERIEKTAKGVKGVISANWNSKTKQLALVFDDKSTSVEKVQKAIAAVGHDAGNVKASKAAYDKLPGCCKYQK
- a CDS encoding efflux RND transporter periplasmic adaptor subunit; the protein is MKRKIQDILQQKPWLGYAFILAIGLLLGFVFFSNSSKKEGHQHTEAGKDEVYTCSMHPQIKQDKPGKCPICGMDLTPLKSTSNTKSNIDPNAVMMSEEAIALANIETEVVGTGKTNKEIRLFGKIRPSERSQQAQSAYVNGRVERLYINAIGDVVHKGQTVALIYSPELYTASQELIAALSYPDLQRKKLVVDAAIEKLKLLNVSQGEINSMIKSGKASPYTAIKANVSGTVISKDVEQGSYVKQGDVLLQIANLGSVWAVFEAYETDLPFIKVGQTVQFTAEGAPGTTFSGRISFVEPVLNAQTRTAGVRVEVSNAKGVFKPEMLISGVITANLNKYSEDIVVPKSAVLWTGKRSIVYVKDGSNGHPIFTLREVTLGPTLPDGYIVTEGLADGEEIVTNGVFAIDASAQLDGKPSMMNR
- the ybeY gene encoding rRNA maturation RNase YbeY encodes the protein MITYNSEKVKMPKIKKRETTAWIKQVAQSYGKKVGDIGYMFVDDEKILEVNREYLQHDYYTDIITFDYCENDELNGDLVISLDTVRTNAELFGKTYEEELYRVIIHGVLHLIGINDKGPGEREIMEAAENKALALRKQ
- a CDS encoding carbohydrate kinase, encoding MRKVIGIGESGLDIIFRNEQPIAAVPGGSTFNALISLGRSGISCNFISEIGNDRVGMTIKHFLQDNGVNINNISSFPDSKSSVSLAFLDEQNDAEYIFYKNQPHDQLDFSFPEIAPDDIVIFGSFYAVNPTIHHQVIALLEHARNNGAIIYYDVNYRSSHRNEVMKITPNLIDNLEYADIVRGSREDFEVVYKKDNPDTVYKAEIAFYCKDFIYTNGAENIVLRGKNDFKKEYPVVQTNTVSTIGAGDNFNAGFIFGLIKNNITRQMISDGLTETQWNELVNYATRFSANCCEDIYNYISKDFGAQMNLTLNK
- the coaD gene encoding pantetheine-phosphate adenylyltransferase, whose amino-acid sequence is MTKAIFTGSFDPFTIGHDSIVQRALPLFDAIVIAVGHNEHKKGMFSIEERVERIEKHYANEPKIEVVSYSDLTVDVAQRVGANVIIKGVRSFKDFEYERQQAEINKKIGGIETLFLCSDPQFESISSSIVRELIHFGRDVSDMMI